One Saimiri boliviensis isolate mSaiBol1 chromosome 17, mSaiBol1.pri, whole genome shotgun sequence genomic window carries:
- the MAPK7 gene encoding mitogen-activated protein kinase 7 isoform X1, with protein MAEPLKEEDGEDGSAEPPGPAKAEPAHTAASVAAKNLALLKARSFDVTFDVGDEYEIIETIGNGAYGVVSSARRRLTGQQVAIKKIPNAFDVVTNAKRTLRELKILKHFKHDNIIAIKDILRPTVPYGEFKSVPYGVPGYVVLDLMESDLHQIIHSSQPLTLEHVRYFLYQLLRGLKYMHSAQVIHRDLKPSNLLVNENCELKIGDFGMARGLCTSPAEHQYFMTEYVATRWYRAPELMLSLHEYTQAIDLWSVGCIFGEMLARRQLFPGKNYVHQLQLIMMVLGTPSPAVIQAVGAERVRAYIQSLPPRQPVPWETVYPGADRQALSLLGRMLRFEPSARISAAAALRHPFLAKYHDPDDEPDCAPPFDFAFDREALTRERIKEAIVAEIEDFHARREGIRQQIRFQPSLQPVASEPGCPDVEMPSPWAPSGDCAMESPPPAPPACPRPAPDTIDLTLQPPAAANEPAPPKKEGAISDNTKAALKAALLKSLRSRLRDGPSAPLEAPEPRKPVTAQERQREREEKRRRRQERAKEREKRRQERERKERGAGAPGGPSTDPLAGLVLSDNDRSLLERWTRMARPPAPAPAPAPTSVPTPAPAPTPTPAQPTSPPSGPVALSTGSQPQPAGSTSGPVPQPACPPPGPASHPTGPPRPIPVPASLQVVTSTSLLAPQSLVPPPGLPGSSTPGVLPYFPSGLPPPDVGAAPQSSMSESPDVNLVTQQLSKSQVEDPLPPVFSGTPKGSGAGYGVGFDLEEFLNQSFDMGLADGPQDGQADSASLSASLLADWLEGHGMNPADIESLQREIQMDSPMLLADLPDLQDP; from the exons ATGGCCGAGCCCCTGAAGGAGGAAGACGGCGAGGACGGCTCTGCGGAGCCCCCCGGGCCCGCGAAGGCCGAACCCGCCCACACTGCTGCCTCTGTAGCGGCCAAGAACCTGGCACTGCTTAAAGCCCGCTCCTTCGATGTGACCTTTGACGTGGGCGACGAGTACGAGATCATCGAGACTATAGGCAACGGGGCCTACGGAGTGGTGTCCTCCGCTCGCCGCCGCCTCACCG GCCAGCAGGTGGCCATCAAGAAGATCCCTAATGCTTTCGATGTGGTGACCAATGCCAAGCGGACCCTCAGGGAGCTGAAGATCCTCAAACACTTCAAGCATGACAACATCATCGCCATCAAGGACATCCTGAGGCCCACTGTGCCCTACGGTGAATTCAAATCTGT CCCCTACGGGGTCCCAGG cTACGTGGTCCTGGACCTGATGGAGAGCGACCTGCACCAGATCATCCACTCCTCACAGCCCCTCACGCTGGAACACGTGCGGTACTTCCTGTACCAACTGCTGCGGGGCCTGAAGTACATGCACTCGGCTCAGGTCATCCACCGTGACCTCAAGCCCTCCAACCTATTGGTGAATGAGAACTGTGAGCTCAAGATTGGTGACTTTGGTATGGCTCGTGGCCTGTGCACCTCGCCCGCTGAACATCAGTACTTCATGACTGAGTATGTGGCCACCCGCTGGTACCGTGCCCCCGAGCTCATGCTCTCTTTGCATGAGTACACACAGGCTATTGACCTCTGGTCTGTGGGCTGCATCTTTGGTGAGATGCTAGCCCGGCGCCAGCTCTTCCCAGGCAAAAACTACGTACACCAGCTACAGCTCATCATGATGGTTCTGGGTACCCCATCACCAGCCGTGATTCAGGCTGTGGGGGCTGAGAGGGTACGGGCCTATATCCAGAgcttgccaccacgccagccTGTGCCCTGGGAGACAGTGTACCCAGGTGCCGACCGCCAGGCCCTATCACTGCTGGGTCGCATGCTGCGTTTTGAGCCCAGCGCTCGCATCTCAGCAGCTGCTGCCCTTCGCCACCCCTTCCTGGCCAAGTACCATGATCCTGATGATGAGCCTGACTGTGCCCCACCCTTTGACTTTGCCTTTGACCGAGAAGCCCTCACTCGGGAGCGCATTAAGGAGGCCATTGTGGCCGAGATTGAGGACTTCCATGCAAGGCGTGAGGGCATCCGCCAACAGATCCGCTTCCAGCCTTCTCTACAGCCTGTGGCTAGTGAGCCTGGCTGTCCAGATGTTGAGATGCCTAGCCCCTGGGCTCCCAGTGGGGACTGTGCCATGGAGTCTCCCCCGCCAGCCCCGCCAGCGTGCCCTCGCCCTGCACCTGACACCATTGATCTGACCCTGCAGCCACCCGCAGCAGCCAATGAGCCTGCCCCACCGAAGAAAGAGGGCGCCATCTCAGACAACACTAAGGCTGCCCTCAAAGCTGCGCTGCTCAAGTCCTTGCGGAGCCGGCTCAGAG ATGGCCCCAGCGCACCCCTGGAGGCTCCTGAGCCTCGGAAGCCAGTGACAGCCCAGGAGCGCCAGCGGGAGCGGGAGGagaagcggcggcggcggcaagaGCGAGCCAAGGAGCGGGAGAAACGACGGCAGGAGCGAGAGCGAAAGGAACGGGGGGCTGGAGCCCCTGGGGGCCCCTCCACTGACCCCCTGGCTGGACTAGTACTCAGTGACAATGACCGAAGCCTGTTGGAACGCTGGACTCGAATGGCccggcccccagccccagccccagccccagcccccacctctgtGCCAACCCCTGCCCCAGCACCAACACCAACCCCAGCCCAGCCTACCAGCCCTCCCTCTGGCCCGGTAGCCCTGTCCACTGGCTCCCAACCACAACCTGCAGGCTCCACTTCCGGCCCTGTTCCCCAGCCTGCCTGCCCACCCCCTGGCCCTGCATCCCACCCCACTGGCCCTCCTAGACCTATCCCTGTCCCTGCATCACTCCAGGTTGTCACTTCTACCAGCCTCCTGGCTCCCCAGTCACTTGTGCCGCCCCCTGGGTTGCCAGGCTCCAGCACCCCAGGAGTTTTGCCTTACTTCCCATCTGGCCTGCCACCTCCAGATGTAGGGGCAGCCCCTCAGTCTTCCATGTCAGAGTCACCTGATGTCAACCTCGTGACCCAGCAGCTATCTAAGTCACAG GTGGAGGACCCCCTGCCCCCTGTGTTCTCAGGCACACCAAAGGGCAGTGGGGCTGGCTACGGAGTTGGCTTTGACCTGGAGGAATTTTTAAACCAGTCTTTCGACATGGGCTTGGCTGACGGGCCACAGGATGG CCAGGCAGATTCAGCCTCACTCTCAGCCTCCCTGCTTGCTGACTGGCTTGAAGGCCATGGTATGAACCCTGCCGATATTGAGTCCCTGCAGCGTGAGATCCAGATGGACTCCCCAATGCTACTGGCTGACCTGCCTGACCTCCAGGACCCCTGA
- the MAPK7 gene encoding mitogen-activated protein kinase 7 isoform X2 has translation MAEPLKEEDGEDGSAEPPGPAKAEPAHTAASVAAKNLALLKARSFDVTFDVGDEYEIIETIGNGAYGVVSSARRRLTGQQVAIKKIPNAFDVVTNAKRTLRELKILKHFKHDNIIAIKDILRPTVPYGEFKSVYVVLDLMESDLHQIIHSSQPLTLEHVRYFLYQLLRGLKYMHSAQVIHRDLKPSNLLVNENCELKIGDFGMARGLCTSPAEHQYFMTEYVATRWYRAPELMLSLHEYTQAIDLWSVGCIFGEMLARRQLFPGKNYVHQLQLIMMVLGTPSPAVIQAVGAERVRAYIQSLPPRQPVPWETVYPGADRQALSLLGRMLRFEPSARISAAAALRHPFLAKYHDPDDEPDCAPPFDFAFDREALTRERIKEAIVAEIEDFHARREGIRQQIRFQPSLQPVASEPGCPDVEMPSPWAPSGDCAMESPPPAPPACPRPAPDTIDLTLQPPAAANEPAPPKKEGAISDNTKAALKAALLKSLRSRLRDGPSAPLEAPEPRKPVTAQERQREREEKRRRRQERAKEREKRRQERERKERGAGAPGGPSTDPLAGLVLSDNDRSLLERWTRMARPPAPAPAPAPTSVPTPAPAPTPTPAQPTSPPSGPVALSTGSQPQPAGSTSGPVPQPACPPPGPASHPTGPPRPIPVPASLQVVTSTSLLAPQSLVPPPGLPGSSTPGVLPYFPSGLPPPDVGAAPQSSMSESPDVNLVTQQLSKSQVEDPLPPVFSGTPKGSGAGYGVGFDLEEFLNQSFDMGLADGPQDGQADSASLSASLLADWLEGHGMNPADIESLQREIQMDSPMLLADLPDLQDP, from the exons ATGGCCGAGCCCCTGAAGGAGGAAGACGGCGAGGACGGCTCTGCGGAGCCCCCCGGGCCCGCGAAGGCCGAACCCGCCCACACTGCTGCCTCTGTAGCGGCCAAGAACCTGGCACTGCTTAAAGCCCGCTCCTTCGATGTGACCTTTGACGTGGGCGACGAGTACGAGATCATCGAGACTATAGGCAACGGGGCCTACGGAGTGGTGTCCTCCGCTCGCCGCCGCCTCACCG GCCAGCAGGTGGCCATCAAGAAGATCCCTAATGCTTTCGATGTGGTGACCAATGCCAAGCGGACCCTCAGGGAGCTGAAGATCCTCAAACACTTCAAGCATGACAACATCATCGCCATCAAGGACATCCTGAGGCCCACTGTGCCCTACGGTGAATTCAAATCTGT cTACGTGGTCCTGGACCTGATGGAGAGCGACCTGCACCAGATCATCCACTCCTCACAGCCCCTCACGCTGGAACACGTGCGGTACTTCCTGTACCAACTGCTGCGGGGCCTGAAGTACATGCACTCGGCTCAGGTCATCCACCGTGACCTCAAGCCCTCCAACCTATTGGTGAATGAGAACTGTGAGCTCAAGATTGGTGACTTTGGTATGGCTCGTGGCCTGTGCACCTCGCCCGCTGAACATCAGTACTTCATGACTGAGTATGTGGCCACCCGCTGGTACCGTGCCCCCGAGCTCATGCTCTCTTTGCATGAGTACACACAGGCTATTGACCTCTGGTCTGTGGGCTGCATCTTTGGTGAGATGCTAGCCCGGCGCCAGCTCTTCCCAGGCAAAAACTACGTACACCAGCTACAGCTCATCATGATGGTTCTGGGTACCCCATCACCAGCCGTGATTCAGGCTGTGGGGGCTGAGAGGGTACGGGCCTATATCCAGAgcttgccaccacgccagccTGTGCCCTGGGAGACAGTGTACCCAGGTGCCGACCGCCAGGCCCTATCACTGCTGGGTCGCATGCTGCGTTTTGAGCCCAGCGCTCGCATCTCAGCAGCTGCTGCCCTTCGCCACCCCTTCCTGGCCAAGTACCATGATCCTGATGATGAGCCTGACTGTGCCCCACCCTTTGACTTTGCCTTTGACCGAGAAGCCCTCACTCGGGAGCGCATTAAGGAGGCCATTGTGGCCGAGATTGAGGACTTCCATGCAAGGCGTGAGGGCATCCGCCAACAGATCCGCTTCCAGCCTTCTCTACAGCCTGTGGCTAGTGAGCCTGGCTGTCCAGATGTTGAGATGCCTAGCCCCTGGGCTCCCAGTGGGGACTGTGCCATGGAGTCTCCCCCGCCAGCCCCGCCAGCGTGCCCTCGCCCTGCACCTGACACCATTGATCTGACCCTGCAGCCACCCGCAGCAGCCAATGAGCCTGCCCCACCGAAGAAAGAGGGCGCCATCTCAGACAACACTAAGGCTGCCCTCAAAGCTGCGCTGCTCAAGTCCTTGCGGAGCCGGCTCAGAG ATGGCCCCAGCGCACCCCTGGAGGCTCCTGAGCCTCGGAAGCCAGTGACAGCCCAGGAGCGCCAGCGGGAGCGGGAGGagaagcggcggcggcggcaagaGCGAGCCAAGGAGCGGGAGAAACGACGGCAGGAGCGAGAGCGAAAGGAACGGGGGGCTGGAGCCCCTGGGGGCCCCTCCACTGACCCCCTGGCTGGACTAGTACTCAGTGACAATGACCGAAGCCTGTTGGAACGCTGGACTCGAATGGCccggcccccagccccagccccagccccagcccccacctctgtGCCAACCCCTGCCCCAGCACCAACACCAACCCCAGCCCAGCCTACCAGCCCTCCCTCTGGCCCGGTAGCCCTGTCCACTGGCTCCCAACCACAACCTGCAGGCTCCACTTCCGGCCCTGTTCCCCAGCCTGCCTGCCCACCCCCTGGCCCTGCATCCCACCCCACTGGCCCTCCTAGACCTATCCCTGTCCCTGCATCACTCCAGGTTGTCACTTCTACCAGCCTCCTGGCTCCCCAGTCACTTGTGCCGCCCCCTGGGTTGCCAGGCTCCAGCACCCCAGGAGTTTTGCCTTACTTCCCATCTGGCCTGCCACCTCCAGATGTAGGGGCAGCCCCTCAGTCTTCCATGTCAGAGTCACCTGATGTCAACCTCGTGACCCAGCAGCTATCTAAGTCACAG GTGGAGGACCCCCTGCCCCCTGTGTTCTCAGGCACACCAAAGGGCAGTGGGGCTGGCTACGGAGTTGGCTTTGACCTGGAGGAATTTTTAAACCAGTCTTTCGACATGGGCTTGGCTGACGGGCCACAGGATGG CCAGGCAGATTCAGCCTCACTCTCAGCCTCCCTGCTTGCTGACTGGCTTGAAGGCCATGGTATGAACCCTGCCGATATTGAGTCCCTGCAGCGTGAGATCCAGATGGACTCCCCAATGCTACTGGCTGACCTGCCTGACCTCCAGGACCCCTGA
- the MFAP4 gene encoding microfibril-associated glycoprotein 4 isoform X2 — protein sequence MKALLALPLLLLLSTSPCAPQVSGIRGDALERSCFQQPLDCDDIYAQGYRSDGVYLIYPSGPSVPVPVFCDMTTEGGKWTVFQKRFNGSVSFFRGWNDYKLGFGRADGEYWLGLQNMHLLTLKQKYELRVDLEDFENNTAYAKYADFSISPNAVSAEEDGYTLYVAGFEDGGAGDSLSYHSGQKFSTFDRDQDLFVQNCAALSSGAFWFRSCHFANLNGFYLGGSHLSYANGINWAQWKGFYYSLKRTEMKIRRA from the exons ATGAAG GCCCTCCTGGccctgccgctgctgctgcttctctccaCATCCCCGTGTGCCCCCCAGGTCTCCGGGATCCGCGGAGATG ctctggAGAGGTCTTGCTTCCAGCAACCCCTGGACTGTGATGACATCTATGCCCAGGGCTACCGGTCAGATGGCGTGTACCTCATCTACCCCTCGGGCCCCAGCGTGCCTGTGCCCGTCTTCTGTGACATGACCACTGAGGGCGGGAAGTGGACg GTTTTCCAGAAGAGATTCAATGGCTCAGTGAGTTTCTTCCGGGGCTGGAATGACTACAAGCTGGGCTTCGGCCGTGCCGACGGAGAGTACTGGCTGG GGCTGCAGAACATGCACCTCCTGACGCTGAAGCAGAAGTATGAGCTGCGAGTGGACTTGGAAGACTTTGAGAACAACACGGCCTATGCCAAGTACGCTGACTTCTCCATCTCCCCAAACGCAGTCAGCGCAGAGGAGGACGGCTACACCCTCTATGTGGCAGGCTTCGAGGACGGCGGGGCAG GTGACTCCCTGTCCTACCACAGTGGCCAGAAGTTCTCTACCTTTGACCGGGACCAGGACCTCTTTGTGCAGAACTGTGCAGCTCTCTCCTCAGGAGCCTTCTGGTTCCGCAGCTGCCACTTTGCCAACCTCAATGGCTTCTACCTAGGTGGCTCCCACCTGTCTTATGCCAATGGCATCAACTGGGCCCAGTGGAAAGGCTTCTACTACTCTCTCAAGCGCACCGAGATGAAAATCCGCCGGGCCTGA
- the MFAP4 gene encoding microfibril-associated glycoprotein 4 isoform X1, translating into MKAQGVLLKLALLALPLLLLLSTSPCAPQVSGIRGDALERSCFQQPLDCDDIYAQGYRSDGVYLIYPSGPSVPVPVFCDMTTEGGKWTVFQKRFNGSVSFFRGWNDYKLGFGRADGEYWLGLQNMHLLTLKQKYELRVDLEDFENNTAYAKYADFSISPNAVSAEEDGYTLYVAGFEDGGAGDSLSYHSGQKFSTFDRDQDLFVQNCAALSSGAFWFRSCHFANLNGFYLGGSHLSYANGINWAQWKGFYYSLKRTEMKIRRA; encoded by the exons ATGAAGGCACAAGGAGTTCTCTTGAAACTC GCCCTCCTGGccctgccgctgctgctgcttctctccaCATCCCCGTGTGCCCCCCAGGTCTCCGGGATCCGCGGAGATG ctctggAGAGGTCTTGCTTCCAGCAACCCCTGGACTGTGATGACATCTATGCCCAGGGCTACCGGTCAGATGGCGTGTACCTCATCTACCCCTCGGGCCCCAGCGTGCCTGTGCCCGTCTTCTGTGACATGACCACTGAGGGCGGGAAGTGGACg GTTTTCCAGAAGAGATTCAATGGCTCAGTGAGTTTCTTCCGGGGCTGGAATGACTACAAGCTGGGCTTCGGCCGTGCCGACGGAGAGTACTGGCTGG GGCTGCAGAACATGCACCTCCTGACGCTGAAGCAGAAGTATGAGCTGCGAGTGGACTTGGAAGACTTTGAGAACAACACGGCCTATGCCAAGTACGCTGACTTCTCCATCTCCCCAAACGCAGTCAGCGCAGAGGAGGACGGCTACACCCTCTATGTGGCAGGCTTCGAGGACGGCGGGGCAG GTGACTCCCTGTCCTACCACAGTGGCCAGAAGTTCTCTACCTTTGACCGGGACCAGGACCTCTTTGTGCAGAACTGTGCAGCTCTCTCCTCAGGAGCCTTCTGGTTCCGCAGCTGCCACTTTGCCAACCTCAATGGCTTCTACCTAGGTGGCTCCCACCTGTCTTATGCCAATGGCATCAACTGGGCCCAGTGGAAAGGCTTCTACTACTCTCTCAAGCGCACCGAGATGAAAATCCGCCGGGCCTGA